The following are encoded together in the Lactuca sativa cultivar Salinas chromosome 1, Lsat_Salinas_v11, whole genome shotgun sequence genome:
- the LOC111899391 gene encoding uncharacterized CRM domain-containing protein At3g25440, chloroplastic encodes MFYFLSLFVKLSLRIVIDDMANRSFGGFRRRCFASLFKSTFTSYTPSTTRPIPYQEPSLSSFISSNTWWAFRNSTICRHYGSSSSSSSSSSYQSTVRCVISEGKPKFEAYEIDPPKKFKWKTKKKLKLQRKKEKHKRNLANKKDPRRLTIKGSKRKARFANAEERIKYKLEKAKIKESLLIERLKRYEVSKLQGPMVKPVDMTGEERFYMKKMAQKGSNYVPVGRRGVFGGVILNMHMHWKKHETVKVICKPCKPGQIQDYANEIARLSGGIPIQVIGDDTIIFYRGKDYVMPEVMSPIDTLSKKKALEKSKYEQSLESVRHFIAISEKELELYHRHIALYGDSSADHKCNTVIGSHQVLEENLDGLSNQELSASEVDDDDDDDDLSLSDTSCTDESTSELDSCDEET; translated from the exons ATGTTTTACTTCTTGAGCTTATTTGTTAAGCTCTCTTTACGAATCGTAATCGATGATATGGCAAATCGTTCATTTGGTGGCTTCCGAAGGCGATGCTTTGCTTCATTATTCAAATCCACTTTCACCTCTTACACTCCCAGTACCACCAG GCCAATTCCATACCAAGAACCCAGTTTATCCTCATtcatttcatcgaacacttggTGGGCATTCAGAAACTCGACAATTTGTAGGCACTACGGGTCTTCGTCTTCGTCATCGTCATCGTCATCGTATCAATCAACAGTGCGTTGCGTTATATCAGAAGGCAAACCCAAATTCGAGGCATATGAAATCGATCCACCTAAGAAATTCAAATGGAAAACGAAGAAAAAACTCAAGTTGCAAAGAAAGAAAGAGAAGCACAAGAGAAACTTAGCAAACAAAAAGGACCCCCGTCGTCTCACCAtcaaaggatctaaaagaaaAGCCAGGTTTGCCAATGCTGAGGAACGAATCAAATATAAGCTCGAAAAG GCAAAAATCAAAGAATCCTTGCTGATTGAAAGGCTGAAGAGGTATGAAGTTTCAAAACTTCAAGGACCAATGGTGAAACCCGTTGACATGACAGGTGAAGAACGATTCTACATGAAGAAGATGGCTCAAAAAGGATCCAATTACGTTCCAGTTGGAAGAAGAGGTGTGTTTGGAGGTGTCATCCTGAATATGCATATGCATTGGAAAAAACATGAAACTGTAAAGGTCATCTGCAAGCCCTGTAAACCAGGTCAAATCCAAGATTATGCTAATGAAATTGCAAGATTAAGTGGTGGAATCCCAATTCAGGTGATCGGAGATGACACCATAATCTTTTATCGTGGGAAGGATTATGTGATGCCAGAGGTTATGAGTCCAATCGACACATTATCCAAGAAAAAA GCACTTGAAAAGTCAAAGTATGAGCAATCTCTGGAGTCTGTAAGGCATTTCATTGCTATTTCTGAGAAGGAACTTGAATTATATCATAGACACATTGCACTTTATGGCGACTCTTCTGCTGATCAtaagtgcaacactgttattggGTCCCACCAAGTTCTTGAGGAGAATCTTGATGGTTTATCAAACCAAGAATTATCAGCAAGTgaagttgatgatgatgatgatgatgatgatctgtCTTTAAGTGATACGAGTTGCACAGATGAGTCTACTAGTGAATTGGATTCTTGTGATGAAGAAACATAG
- the LOC111899394 gene encoding protein FAR1-RELATED SEQUENCE 5 isoform X2, producing MDENLENDIEKTETPSENHQEPCEGMLFESEEAARTFYDEYATRVGFITRVLSSRKSERDGSVISRGLGCRGDSEHHNNKKNTMNMIQKMNKKSREICTAMILVKREKPGNWVVRKFVKEHNHPLCVSVSKKRATFDEKDKRIQELSGELRVKKRLSALYREQLLALMKDVDDHNEHLSSKVQVVRNNLKKLEARIV from the exons ATGGATGAAAATTTGGAAAATGACATTGAAAAGACAGAAACACCTTCAGAAAATCATCAAGAACCATGTGAAGGTATGCTATTTGAATCAGAAGAAGCAGCAAGAACATTTTATGATGAGTATGCAACCCGGGTTGGTTTCATTACCCGTGTTTTATCCTCTCGTAAGTCAGAGAGGGACGGAAGCGTAATTTCGCGTGGCCTTGGATGTAGAGGTGATTCAGAacatcataacaacaagaagaacactatgaatatGATCcagaaaatgaataaaaaaagtcGAGAAATTTGCACAGCAATGATTTTAGTAAAGAGAGAGAAACCTGGGAATTGGGTTGTTAGAAAATTTGTGAAGGAACACAATCATCCACTTTGTGTTTCAGTTTCTAAAAAACGTGCAACATTT GATGAAAAAGACAAGAGAATTCAAGAACTAAGTGGTGAATTGCGTGTAAAGAAGCGATTAAGTGCATTATACAGAGAACAACTTCTTGCTTTAATGAAAGATGTTGATGATCATAATGAACATCTATCTTCAAAAGTTCAAGTTGTaagaaataatttaaaaaaacttGAAGCAAGGATTGTATAA
- the LOC111899393 gene encoding uncharacterized protein LOC111899393 — MHMCSAFNRCSSISLNQETLYFCPKFVPGNIRTTIATVSAKSSGNKDGDGGGSAVEDAKGSGTTARGRRLLKVREEKRKREYERLHNYPSWAKVLEDAAKNDIELRNVLGDTIGKPEQMRQKVEDRIRKKGRDFHKAKTGSVVAFKVTFRDFSPVGSHIWFKLYGPPSDRDVDLIGSVIQSWYVMGRLGAYNSSNLQLANTSMEYNPLYDADKGFNVMPSSFHDVGDVEFQDNWGRVWVDIGTSDYFALDVLLNCLTVLSSEYLGIQQVVFGGRKIGDWEEGMKNPLDGYKYFKI; from the exons ATGCACATGTGCAGTGCATTCAATCGCTGTTCTTCAATTTCATTGAATCAAGAAACTCTCTATTTCTGTCCCAAATTCGTTCCAGGGAACATTAGAACAACGATCGCCACCGTAAGTGCGAAATCTTCCGGCAACAAGGATGGCGATGGCGGCGGTTCAGCAGTCGAGGACGCGAAAGGCTCAGGTACGACCGCTAGAGGTCGGCGGTTGCTCAAGGTTCGAGAAGAGAAGAGGAAACGGGAATACGAACGACTTCACAATTATCCTTCTTGGGCTAA GGTATTAGAAGATGCAGCAAAAAACGACATTGAGCTTCGAAATGTTCTTGGTGACACCATTGGAAAGCCAGAACAAATGAGACAGAAG GTTGAAGATAGGATTCGGAAAAAAGGGAGAGATTTTCACAAAGCTAAAACTGGTTCTGTTGTTGCATTCAAAGTCACATTTAGAGA CTTCAGTCCTGTTGGTTCCCATATATGGTTCAAGTTATATGGTCCACCTTCTGATCGAGATGTTGACCTAATTGGCAGT GTTATTCAGTCATGGTATGTCATGGGTCGATTAGGTGCATATAATTCTTCTAATTTGCAG TTGGCAAATACATCCATGGAATACAATCCTTTGTATGATGCAGATAAGGGCTTCAATGTGATGCCATCATCGTTTCATGATGTTGGGGATGTTGAGTTTCAGGATAATTGGGGACGTGTTTG GGTAGACATAGGTACTTCAGATTACTTTGCTCTTGATGTTCTTCTCAATTGTCTCACTGTATTGAGTTCAGA GTATTTGGGTATACAACAAGTAGTATTTGGTGGAAGGAAAATTGGTGATTGGGAAGAAGGAATGAAAAACCCTTTAGATGGATACAAATACTTCAAGATTTAA
- the LOC111899394 gene encoding protein FAR1-RELATED SEQUENCE 1 isoform X1, which translates to MSSFYHDPTTACRTQSTCHEGDIAWNHASEVLSMDENLENDIEKTETPSENHQEPCEGMLFESEEAARTFYDEYATRVGFITRVLSSRKSERDGSVISRGLGCRGDSEHHNNKKNTMNMIQKMNKKSREICTAMILVKREKPGNWVVRKFVKEHNHPLCVSVSKKRATFDEKDKRIQELSGELRVKKRLSALYREQLLALMKDVDDHNEHLSSKVQVVRNNLKKLEARIV; encoded by the exons ATGTCTTCCTTCTATCATGATCCAACAACTGCTTGTAGAACACAATCCACATGTCATGAAGGAGATAtagcttggaatcatgcaagtgaAGTTCTATCCATGGATGAAAATTTGGAAAATGACATTGAAAAGACAGAAACACCTTCAGAAAATCATCAAGAACCATGTGAAGGTATGCTATTTGAATCAGAAGAAGCAGCAAGAACATTTTATGATGAGTATGCAACCCGGGTTGGTTTCATTACCCGTGTTTTATCCTCTCGTAAGTCAGAGAGGGACGGAAGCGTAATTTCGCGTGGCCTTGGATGTAGAGGTGATTCAGAacatcataacaacaagaagaacactatgaatatGATCcagaaaatgaataaaaaaagtcGAGAAATTTGCACAGCAATGATTTTAGTAAAGAGAGAGAAACCTGGGAATTGGGTTGTTAGAAAATTTGTGAAGGAACACAATCATCCACTTTGTGTTTCAGTTTCTAAAAAACGTGCAACATTT GATGAAAAAGACAAGAGAATTCAAGAACTAAGTGGTGAATTGCGTGTAAAGAAGCGATTAAGTGCATTATACAGAGAACAACTTCTTGCTTTAATGAAAGATGTTGATGATCATAATGAACATCTATCTTCAAAAGTTCAAGTTGTaagaaataatttaaaaaaacttGAAGCAAGGATTGTATAA
- the LOC111899392 gene encoding protein FAR1-RELATED SEQUENCE 5: MDFEVDDDDVNGEVLLNSTELEIESRKGDEDDNDNDNDMVGCSLEGVLFHNNHDIKIDQDEPERGIIPLDGSHNVNIEEPYIGQEFESEASAHAFYNAYATKVGFVIRVSKLSRSRRDGTAIGRALVCNKEGFRMPDKREKIVRQRVETRVGCRAMVLVRKVSSGKWVITKFVKEHTHPLTPGKGRRDLIYDQYPNEHDKIRELSQQLAIEKRRSATYKRHLEMVFEHIEEHNQSLSKKIQEIVNNVSAMESKEIETHR, translated from the exons A TGGATTTTgaggttgatgatgatgatgtcaatGGTGAGGTACTACTAAACTCCACAGAGCTTGAGATAGAAAGCCGAAAAGGCGATGAAGATGACAATGACAATGACAATGACATGGTAGGATGTTCCCTTGAAGGTGTATTATTTCACAACAACCATGACATAAAAATCGATCAAGATGAGCCCGAAAGAGGCATAATCCCACTAGATGGGTCCCACAATGTTAACATTGAAGAACCATATATTGGTCAAGAGTTTGAATCTGAAGCATCTGCACATGCATTCTACAATGCATATGCAACAAAAGTTGGATTTGTTATCCGTGTAAGCAAGCTTTCAAGATCAAGGCGTGATGGAACAGCTATAGGAAGAGCTCTTGTTTGTAACAAAGAAGGGTTTCGGATGCCAGATAAGCGTGAAAAAATAGTAAGACAAAGGGTGGAAACAAGAGTTGGTTGTAGAGCAATGGTTTTAGTTAGGAAAGTAAGCTCTGGAAAATGGGTGATTACAAAATTCGTAAAAGAGCATACTCATCCATTAACACCTGGAAAAGGGAGAAGGGATTTGATTTATGACCAATATCCG AATGAGCATGATAAGATCAGGGAACTATCACAACAGCTAGCAATTGAGAAAAGAAGATCAGCAACCTACAAAAGACATTTGGAAATGGTTTTTGAGCACATTGAGGAACACAATCAGTCATTGTCAAAAAAGATTCAAGAGATTGTAAACAACGTGAGTGCAATGGAGTCGAAAGAGATTGAAACTCATAGATAG